The following are from one region of the Bacillus methanolicus MGA3 genome:
- a CDS encoding cytochrome c oxidase assembly protein has translation MDSIQYIDKTIFLLSFPVLILYLLVLAKVRQLNRLIVKKITCFLLGLVLINLCFGSALNFYSHLLLSVHMLQMSLLCFYIPVLILSGIPEFKVHPRFQFLGKLRNSKFYHRAILGLFAFLFTFYHFPVVFNTVMSDKTLHDFSQGFLIVLSFLVWWPVTASSYEKESNKLKRNYIYKMLLLLMPACLFLIIANKGLYKVYNDPIFLSKTLRVCISPNINMKPYFIKLSFLSTIGDQRLGGMIMIISHKLASYWLMRG, from the coding sequence TTGGATTCAATACAATATATAGACAAAACTATCTTTTTACTTTCATTTCCCGTTCTTATTTTATATTTATTGGTGCTGGCAAAGGTTCGTCAATTAAATAGGTTAATAGTAAAAAAAATTACTTGCTTTTTATTGGGACTTGTTTTGATTAATCTTTGTTTTGGAAGTGCATTAAACTTCTATAGTCACCTTCTATTAAGTGTCCATATGTTGCAAATGAGTCTCCTTTGTTTTTATATTCCTGTGCTAATCCTTTCCGGAATACCCGAATTTAAGGTGCATCCTCGATTTCAGTTTTTGGGTAAGCTCCGTAACAGCAAGTTTTACCACCGTGCGATTTTAGGCTTATTTGCTTTTTTGTTCACCTTTTACCACTTTCCAGTTGTATTTAACACTGTCATGAGTGATAAAACCTTGCATGATTTTTCGCAAGGCTTCTTAATAGTGCTATCTTTTCTTGTATGGTGGCCAGTGACAGCATCTTCTTACGAAAAGGAGTCAAATAAACTAAAACGTAATTATATTTATAAAATGCTTTTATTGTTGATGCCGGCCTGTTTATTTCTAATTATTGCGAACAAAGGATTATATAAAGTTTATAATGACCCAATTTTTTTAAGCAAAACATTACGTGTATGTATTTCGCCGAATATTAATATGAAACCATATTTTATAAAGCTTAGTTTTTTATCAACAATTGGAGATCAGAGATTGGGTGGTATGATTATGATTATTTCGCATAAGTTAGCTTCTTACTGGTTAATGAGAGGTTGA
- a CDS encoding vWA domain-containing protein: protein MEHLTAAIGSLTGSIVRQVTEFAPWLRDHGFRAGVPETLTAIAALTELNLTSIDEVCFAFRSIYARTPAEWGIFPTLFEQYFGIREARLQEKRRLQSDDLLGGTVAGEKAERPTLETVQGILAGFHSSDGERFALRADGQVLKDVVKLTQLAVRTMDAPRGRKWQSRGREKMDLRRTIRSALRHSGEPFKFKMRRRRPDKPRIVLVIDISGSMKPYAPFITSLAWSFTRVRARTQIFLFSTRLLRVTSLIARKGVEGIPYGDLPGLRGGTQIGGALAQLLHRYPSLLQRHTCVIIMSDGFDAGNPEQMHTSMRDLAARVGRVVWMNPLLGEPGYEPTSVGMSMALPYIDAFVNVHDVATWKKAVLSGALRAAAP from the coding sequence ATGGAACACCTGACGGCTGCGATAGGCAGCTTGACAGGCAGCATCGTTAGGCAGGTGACCGAATTTGCGCCTTGGCTACGAGATCATGGTTTTCGTGCAGGGGTTCCCGAAACATTGACAGCAATTGCTGCACTGACTGAATTGAACCTTACCTCTATTGATGAGGTTTGCTTTGCCTTTCGCTCAATCTATGCAAGGACACCGGCGGAATGGGGCATCTTTCCGACTTTGTTTGAGCAATATTTTGGCATACGGGAAGCACGTTTGCAGGAGAAGCGACGCCTGCAATCAGATGATTTGCTGGGCGGAACCGTTGCCGGTGAAAAGGCAGAGCGCCCGACGCTAGAGACTGTACAGGGTATACTTGCCGGTTTTCATTCAAGTGATGGAGAGAGATTTGCTTTACGGGCGGACGGCCAAGTTTTGAAAGATGTTGTTAAGTTGACCCAGTTGGCAGTACGTACGATGGATGCACCTCGCGGCCGCAAGTGGCAGTCACGAGGGAGAGAGAAAATGGACCTGCGTCGAACCATAAGGAGTGCATTGCGCCATTCAGGAGAACCGTTTAAATTCAAAATGCGCCGACGCCGACCCGACAAGCCGCGAATTGTTCTAGTTATTGACATTTCCGGTTCCATGAAACCGTATGCGCCTTTCATTACATCTCTCGCTTGGTCATTTACACGGGTGCGTGCACGCACGCAAATCTTTCTCTTTTCCACACGCCTTTTGCGGGTGACATCGCTTATTGCACGAAAAGGGGTGGAAGGTATTCCTTATGGCGATTTACCGGGATTACGGGGTGGAACTCAGATTGGCGGCGCGTTGGCACAATTACTTCATCGATATCCTAGTCTTTTGCAACGACATACGTGTGTCATAATCATGTCGGATGGATTTGATGCAGGTAATCCTGAGCAAATGCATACTTCCATGCGCGACTTGGCTGCTCGGGTTGGACGGGTGGTGTGGATGAATCCGCTACTTGGTGAACCTGGCTATGAACCAACTTCTGTGGGCATGTCGATGGCATTGCCTTACATTGACGCATTCGTCAATGTCCATGATGTAGCAACTTGGAAAAAGGCAGTACTTAGCGGGGCGCTGCGAGCAGCAGCACCCTAA